From the genome of Adhaeribacter pallidiroseus:
GCCTTACCAAGGCGCTGCTACCGGCGTAGGTGGTATTAACCGCGATATTTTTACCATGGGCGCCCGCCCCATTGCGCAATTAAACTCCTTGCGCTTTGGTAATTTAAACAGTGATAAAACCAAAAGACTTTTGCGCGGAGTAGTAAAAGGCATTGGCGACTACGGCAATGCTTTTGGTATTCCAACGGTAGGCGGCGAATTGTATTTTGATGATTGCTATAACGTTAATCCGCTGGTAAATGCATTTTCGGCGGGCATAGTGGAAGTAGGCAAAACCGCTTCGGCCACCGCCCACGGTGTAGGTAATCCGGTATTTATTATTGGTTCGGCTACGGGTAAAGACGGTATCCACGGAGCGACTTTTGCTTCCGAAGATATCAGTGAAGCTTCCGCCGAAAAACTGCCATCGGTGCAGGTGGGTGATCCTTTCCAGGAAAAACTATTATTAGAAGCTACCCTGGAAGTATTAGCTACCGGTAAAGTAATAGGCATGCAGGATATGGGAGCGGCCGGTATTACCTGTTCTACTTCCGAAATGAGCGCGAAAGGCGAAAGTGGCATGGACGTATGGCTCGACAAAGTACCTACCCGCCAGGCCAATATGCAGCCTTTCGAGATTTTACTGTCCGAAAGCCAGGAACGCATGCTGGTGGTAATGGAAAAAGGTTCGGAAGATTTAATTTACCAGATCTGCGATAAGTGGGACTTGTATTGCGCGCAAATTGCCAAAGTTACCGACACCAAGCGTTTACGCTATTACCTCAACGGTGAACTGGTGGCCGATGTACCCGCCGACGATTTAGTGCTGGGTGGTGGCGCTCCCGTGTATCACCGCGAATACCGCGAACCGGCTTATTTCCAGGAAACTTTAAAATTTAACATTGATCAGGTAGCCGAACCCACTTCTTTTGAGGAATTAAAGCAGATTGCCGAACACCTGGTACAACACCCTAATATTTGTTCCCGCCGCTGGGTGTCGCAGCAGTACGATTCCATGGTTGGCACGGCCACCATGACCACCAATGCGCCCAGCGATGCGGCGTTAGTAAAAGTAAAAGGATCCGATAAGGCCATTGCCATTACCGTAGATTGTAATAGCCGCTACGTAAACGCCAACCCCGAAGAAGGCTGTGCCATTGCCGTAGCCGAAGCGGCTCGTAATATTGTGTGCTCCGGCGGCGAACCATTGGCCATAACTAATTGCTTGAATTTTGGCAACCCCTACGTGCCGGAAGTTTACTGGCAATTTGTGGGTGCCATTAAAGGCATGAAAAAAGCCTGTGAAAAATTCGGCACGCCGGTTACGGGCGGTAACGTGAGTTTCTATAACCAATCCTCCGACGAAGGACCGGTATTCCCTACTCCTACCATTGGTATGTTAGGTTTACTGGAACAAAAAGAAAATGCCACTACCCTGGCGTTCCAAAAAGCGGGCGATTTAATTTATCTAGTTGGTCCGTCTAAAAACGACATTAATTCTTCGGAATATCTGTATTCGTTCCGTAACGTAAAACTCTCCCCTACGCCCGCTTTTGACCTGGATGAGGAATATCAAGTACAAGCAACCGTAAAATCGCTGATTCAACAAAATTTGATTAAATCGGCGCACGACTTAGCCGACGGGGGTTTGTACATTGCCTTGGTAGAATCGGCGATGCCGAACGAATTAGGCTTTAGTATTCACACGAATGGCGATTTCCGGAAAGACGCGTATTTATTTGGTGAAAGCCAGAGCCGGGTACTTGTTTCCGTGGATCCAAATCAAAAGGAAGATTTTGAAGCATTATTGGCCGCTCAAAGCACTTCTTTCGAACACCTCGGTACGGTTCATGCACAACTGTGCCGCATCGATGGCGAAACCTTTCATGCTATTACGGAAGTTAAAAACCTGTTCGATACCGCCTTAGAAAAAATCATGCAGTAAGATTTAAAAATTTTATTCAGAAGTTTTGAATCTTAAATCTTCACCGTATATTTGTGCTCCCAAACGGTAAAAGGGTGGGAAATTGTCCGATGGTGTAACTGGCAACACGTCTGATTTTGGTTCAGAAGAGTCCAGGTTCGAAACCTGGTCGGACAACGAAAATAGAAATTAACAATGTGCCAATTTGGTTTTTCCGAACGACGCGCATTGTTAATTTTGTTAATAGCCGGGTTGTAATTAAATAAAAATAGTGCGTACACGATTGTGGTTTATCCTGTACTTTTGTCGCTCCATCGTACATCTTAATTATAATCCTTAGTTTTTAAAAATGGCGCAGGTCAAAATTTTTTCAGGTTCGCAATCGGTCCAACTGGCCGAAAAAATTGCCGCCGCCTACGGCACTACGCTGGGAGACATCAGCTTACAAAAATTTAGCGACGGAGAAATCTCGGCCAGCTTCAACGAATCGGTGCGCGGTTGCCACGTTTTCCTGATTCAGTCTACTTTTCCGCCTTCCGATAATCTAATGGAATTAATGCTGATGGTAGACGCTGCTAAGCGGGCATCGGCCACGCAGGTAGCGGTAGTGGTGCCTTATTACGGCTACGCCCGCCAGGACCGGAAAGATAAACCCCGGGTAGCCATTGGGGCTAAAGTAGTAGCCGATGCGATACAAGCCGCCGGTGCCGATCGGTTAATGACCTGCGATTTACACGCTGGCCAAATTCAAGGCTTCTTCGATATTCCCGTAGATCACCTGGATGGTTCCGCTATTTTTGTGCCCTACATTAA
Proteins encoded in this window:
- the purL gene encoding phosphoribosylformylglycinamidine synthase subunit PurL, whose amino-acid sequence is MEQSLPTFETAKKLGLLEEEFEKIKSILGRTPNFTELSIFSVMWSEHCSYKNSIVWLKTLPKSSPRMLAEAGEENAGLVDIGNGLACSFKIESHNHPSAIEPYQGAATGVGGINRDIFTMGARPIAQLNSLRFGNLNSDKTKRLLRGVVKGIGDYGNAFGIPTVGGELYFDDCYNVNPLVNAFSAGIVEVGKTASATAHGVGNPVFIIGSATGKDGIHGATFASEDISEASAEKLPSVQVGDPFQEKLLLEATLEVLATGKVIGMQDMGAAGITCSTSEMSAKGESGMDVWLDKVPTRQANMQPFEILLSESQERMLVVMEKGSEDLIYQICDKWDLYCAQIAKVTDTKRLRYYLNGELVADVPADDLVLGGGAPVYHREYREPAYFQETLKFNIDQVAEPTSFEELKQIAEHLVQHPNICSRRWVSQQYDSMVGTATMTTNAPSDAALVKVKGSDKAIAITVDCNSRYVNANPEEGCAIAVAEAARNIVCSGGEPLAITNCLNFGNPYVPEVYWQFVGAIKGMKKACEKFGTPVTGGNVSFYNQSSDEGPVFPTPTIGMLGLLEQKENATTLAFQKAGDLIYLVGPSKNDINSSEYLYSFRNVKLSPTPAFDLDEEYQVQATVKSLIQQNLIKSAHDLADGGLYIALVESAMPNELGFSIHTNGDFRKDAYLFGESQSRVLVSVDPNQKEDFEALLAAQSTSFEHLGTVHAQLCRIDGETFHAITEVKNLFDTALEKIMQ
- a CDS encoding ribose-phosphate pyrophosphokinase codes for the protein MAQVKIFSGSQSVQLAEKIAAAYGTTLGDISLQKFSDGEISASFNESVRGCHVFLIQSTFPPSDNLMELMLMVDAAKRASATQVAVVVPYYGYARQDRKDKPRVAIGAKVVADAIQAAGADRLMTCDLHAGQIQGFFDIPVDHLDGSAIFVPYIKNLNLDNLIFASPDVGGLVRARTFAKRFGAELVVCDKHRARANEVASMQVIGNVEGMDVILVDDMVDTAGTITLAANLLKEKGAKSVRAIATHAVLSGPAYERVENSVLEELVVSNTIPLRQESSKIKVLSFADLFARAISNVVTHESISSLFL